Proteins encoded by one window of Streptomyces sp. ALI-76-A:
- a CDS encoding TetR/AcrR family transcriptional regulator, translating into MKPVPQATSLRRAPVQRRSAERLTRILDACAELLDEVGYDALSTRAVALRAEVPIGSVYRFFGNKRAMADALAQRNLERYTERVTERLEETGAGGWRAAMDAVLDEYLAMKRTAPGFSLVDFGNQIPVGARYAEPNHRVADRLTDLLSGYLDRAPDEELRRVFLVAVETADTLVHLAFRVGPDGDEKIIEETRELLRAYLARVLD; encoded by the coding sequence ATGAAGCCCGTGCCCCAAGCGACATCGCTCCGCCGTGCGCCCGTACAACGGCGCAGCGCCGAACGGCTGACCAGGATTCTCGACGCCTGCGCCGAACTGCTCGACGAGGTCGGCTACGACGCCCTGAGCACCCGGGCCGTCGCCCTGCGCGCCGAGGTCCCCATCGGCTCCGTCTACCGCTTCTTCGGCAACAAGCGCGCGATGGCCGACGCGCTCGCCCAGCGCAACCTGGAGCGCTACACCGAGCGGGTCACCGAGCGCCTCGAGGAGACCGGTGCGGGCGGCTGGCGCGCGGCGATGGACGCCGTGCTCGACGAGTACCTCGCCATGAAGCGCACCGCGCCCGGCTTCTCCCTCGTCGACTTCGGCAACCAGATCCCGGTCGGCGCCCGCTACGCCGAGCCCAACCACCGTGTCGCCGACCGCCTCACCGACCTGCTCTCCGGCTACCTGGACCGCGCACCGGACGAGGAACTGCGCCGCGTCTTCCTCGTCGCCGTGGAAACCGCCGACACCCTCGTCCACCTCGCCTTCCGCGTGGGTCCCGACGGCGACGAGAAGATCATCGAGGAGACCCGGGAGCTCCTGCGGGCGTATTTGGCGCGGGTGCTGGACTGA